One Metamycoplasma gateae genomic window, TTTCTTTGTTTCATCTTAGTGTTGCAATATTTGGTGAAACATATTCTGCTTTAGTATATATTTCTTGACCTGAACCAACTTTTGTACCTGATTTAGTTGCAATCGACTGAACGCAACCTACCAACCCGATTGAAATGAAGAAAAATATTAAAACGATTTTAACTCATTTTCAAACCTTTTTTCAAATAACCTTAGGTTGTTTGTTTTCAGGCCTTTGGCTAATTCTAAATGATTCATAGTGTTTAGAACTATTTTTCTTTGCCATCAGTTATCCTTTCATAAATTTTATGAATAGCTAAAACTTTTTCGTCTCAGGATAAATTGAAAAAGTTTTTTCTTGCTATTACAACGGTGTCATAATTAATTTTACTAACATCCATTTTTCTTAGAATTGCCCTGATTTGATTTTTATAGTGGTTTCTTTGAACCGCATTGGCAAATTGTTTTGGAATTGAAATTCCGCATCTAAAATAGTC contains:
- the rnpA gene encoding ribonuclease P protein component, which produces MNKKNTVKKNWEFQKILSGHNQVISRNLIIYFNKSDYFRCGISIPKQFANAVQRNHYKNQIRAILRKMDVSKINYDTVVIARKNFFNLSWDEKVLAIHKIYERITDGKEK